Proteins from a single region of Aerococcus viridans:
- the gmk gene encoding guanylate kinase, giving the protein MKSKGLLVVLSGPSGVGKGTVRQALFETDTNHDQFYYSVSATTRQPRPGEVDGKDYFFVSRDQFEGMIEDERLLEYAEYVGNYYGTPLQYVEEMTDQGKDVFLEIEVQGALQVKRRMPDGVFIFLAPPTMHELESRIVNRGTDAPEVIEKRMHQAREELQLVTQYDYVVENDNVDSAVERIQTIINAEHLKTDRFVDDIVENYLKEGDEK; this is encoded by the coding sequence ATGAAATCGAAAGGACTATTAGTTGTATTATCCGGTCCCTCTGGAGTGGGGAAGGGAACAGTGCGACAAGCGCTGTTCGAGACTGATACAAATCATGATCAGTTTTATTATTCAGTTTCTGCAACAACCCGACAACCGCGCCCGGGCGAAGTAGATGGAAAAGATTACTTCTTTGTATCGCGCGACCAATTCGAAGGTATGATTGAAGACGAACGTTTGTTGGAGTATGCTGAATATGTAGGCAACTACTATGGAACACCCCTTCAATACGTTGAAGAAATGACTGACCAAGGTAAGGATGTTTTCCTTGAAATAGAGGTTCAAGGTGCATTGCAGGTTAAAAGACGTATGCCAGATGGGGTATTCATTTTTCTTGCACCGCCTACTATGCATGAGTTAGAATCTAGAATAGTTAACCGTGGTACCGACGCGCCAGAAGTCATTGAAAAACGGATGCATCAAGCACGTGAAGAGTTACAATTGGTTACGCAATACGACTATGTTGTTGAAAATGACAATGTAGACTCAGCAGTTGAACGAATTCAAACCATCATAAATGCTGAGCATTTAAAGACTGACCGCTTTGTCGACGATATTGTAGAAAATTACTTAAAGGAAGGCGACGAAAAATAA